Proteins found in one Plasmodium knowlesi strain H genome assembly, chromosome: 12 genomic segment:
- a CDS encoding protein disulfide-isomerase, putative, whose amino-acid sequence MKIIKLLLSILIIINACRTTNDEEKQNKILSIDMNDLEEILNDDKIFTFLIVYTHWCQRSSLLLENVQTISNLLKYDSNVKIAKMNVAMNSTVIEKLSVYSVPSLFMLKKNETHRYIGVNNIRGIMSWIYQYLDYSVYSIENKNKLDIFLQLDQYNNSILFFINRKENETHLLKELVNICTLIGDTFCFAVTNPNIISYFENEVMREKYHFNLENLKNKDMYGILFKNDDFGEYFYLIDNNVNLLYNPGYSVQEKKLELTKWIQEKMEPLVIKFCEYYFPIFFANDTVTLFILYNDISDLKKSDIIKCAKKYPHITFSVSGNKDAYEKRLLSELLIEEVTKPVMRITEFKNHITVPYKYRPMSDDIEINEQSIDEFIQDYANEKKYFYRKSEKALPDEFNHGYVKIIVADTYDEYVFDNTKHVVVLYYAPWCGHCYKFEPVYREIGKRLKLYAKKFKDYNNDVVISKIDAVNNEIYDILIEGYPTIYLYTKENKKAPIQYNGPRTVESIISWICEKTNANIDIQEFRNINLDDEQLFETYEEL is encoded by the exons atgaaaataatcaAGCTACTACTATCCATCCTAATCATAATCAACGCATGTAGAACGACGAACGATGAAGAGAAGCAGAACAAAATACTGTCCATAGACATGAACGACCTGGAGGAGATACTAAatgatgataaaatttttacctTCCTAATTGTGTACACACACTGGTGTCAAAGATCCAGTTTGCTCCTCGAAAATGTTCAGACCATTTCGaatcttttaaaatatgatAGCAATGTGAAGATAGCCAAAATGAACGTTGCTATGAATAGTACCGTTATTGAAAAGCTTTCCGTTTACAGTGTACCCTCCCtttttatgttaaaaaaaaatgagacgCATAGATACATAGGAGTAAACAACATCAGAGGCATAATGTCATGGATATATCAATACCTTGACTACAGTGTATACTcgattgaaaataaaaataagttgGATATATTCCTCCAACTCGATCAGTATAATAactccattttgttctttatcaacagaaaggaaaacgaaacCCATCTGCTTAAAGAGCTAGTCAATATATGTACCCTAATAGGGGATACCTTCTGCTTCGCTGTTACTAACCCAAATATCATCtcatattttgaaaatgaagtgatgcgagaaaaatatcactttaatttagaaaatttaaaaaacaaagacATGTATGgaattttattcaaaaatgATGATTTCGGTGAGTACTTTTATTTGATCGATAACAACGTTAACCTTTTATACAATCCTGGTTACTctgtacaggaaaaaaagctGGAACTAACAAAATGGatacaggaaaaaatggaacccTTGGTTATTAAATTCTGTGAGTAttatttccccatttttttcgcaaacgACACGGTTACTTTATTTATCCTATACAACGATATAAGTGATCTCAAGAAATCAGATATTATAAAGTGTGCGAAGAAGTACCCCCATATCACCTTCTCCGTGTCTGGAAATAAGGATGCGTACGAGAAGAGGCTCCTGAGCGAGCTACTTATCGAGGAAGTCACAAAGCCCGTCATGCGAATCACCGAATTTAAGAACCACATCACCGTTCCGTACAAGTACAGGCCTATGAGCGACGACATCGAGATAAACGAGCAG AGCATCGACGAATTCATCCAGGACTACGCCAACGAAAAGAAGTACTTCTACCGAAAAAGCGAGAAAGCGCTACCAGACGAATTCAACCACGGATACGTAAAAATAATAGTGGCCGACACCTACGATGAATACGTGTTTGACAACACCAAGCACGTCGTGGTGCTCTACTACGCGCCCTGGTGTGGTCACTGCTACAAATTTGAGCCTGTGTACAGGGAAATAGGAAAGAGACTCAAACTATACGCAAAAAAATTCAAGGATTACAACAACGACGTGGTCATTAGCAAAATAGACGCGGTGAACAACGAGATATACGACATTCTAATCG AAGGTTACCCCACCATTTACCTATACACGAAGGAGAACAAGAAGGCGCCCATCCAATACAACGGCCCAAGGACCGTGGAAAGCATAATTTCGTGGATTTGCGAAAAG aCCAATGCCAATATAGACATACAGGAATTCCGTAACATAAATTTGGACGATGAACAACTTTTCGAAACATATGAGGAACTGTAA